CAGACGATGAAAAGAAGTGACACCATATATCTTGATCATGCCTCCGGGACCAATCTCCTGCCAGAAGTCAAAAGCGGTATCCTGGCTTGGCTTGAATCAGGAATGACCAATCCGTCCAGCATACATCAGGAAGGTCGCCGCTCGGCAGCAGGCCTGGATGAAGCCCGAACGCGTATAGCAGGGGTACTGGGCTGCAAACCCGGCGAGATTCTGTTTACTTCAGGAGGCACCGAATCCAACAACCTGGCTATTCTGGGTGCTGCAGAAGCACTGCAGGAGAAAGGTCGTCATATCATCACCTGTGCAACTGAACATCCCTCGGTTTTAGAAAGCTTTAAAACGCTTGAGAAGCGTGGGTTTCACGTCACTTATCTTAACTGTGACAGCAACGGAGATGTTGATGCTGAAGCATTCAGGTCCAGCATTACTGATGACACCATTCTGGCCAGTTTTATGTGGGTAAACAATGAAACTGGACTTACGCATCCCATTGAAACACTGGCTCAAATTGCTGGGGAGCATCATGTAAAATTTCATTGTGATGCGGTACAGGCTTTTGGTCATATCCCACTACAAATAGAAAACTCAGGAATAGACTCCCTGGCTCTTTCAGGTCACAAACTGGGAGCCCTGGCAGGTATAGGTGCCCTATATCTGAGAAAAGGACATGCCCTTTCACGTAGGAGTTTCGGTGGAAGTCAGGAGCAGAATGTCCGAGCGGGCACCCAGAATCATATAGGTGCCATGGCGCTGGCCATTTCAATGGACTACCATGCGGCTCATCTTGAAACACTTGAAAAGAAATATTCAGTTTTATCGGACCATCTTCAGAATCAACTGAAAGCAATGCCGGGGATCCAGATCAACCGTCATGGTAAGCAATACTCACCCAATATATTGAGCTGCTCATTTAAAAATGTTGACGGTGAAGCGCTTTTTATCAGACTGGATATGAAAAATATAGCTGTGTCAAATGGGGCTGCCTGCAGTTCCGGCTCGCAGGCACCATCTCATGTGTTGACCGCCCTGGGATTTGATGAGGAGTTAGCCCAGGCCAGCTTGCGCATTTCAATGGGCATAGAGACAACTAAACAAGAAATAGATGACTTCTGCAGGGAACTCCAGCAGATCGTCACTTCAATAAATAGAGATTCAGAATAATGGAACCAAAGAATAAAAAAGTCGTCATCGCCATGAGCGGCGGCGTGGATAGCTCCCTGGCAGCCAGGTTGCTGGTGGATCAAGGGTATGATGTCATGGGTGTCACCATGAAATTATGGGGTTATATCGATAGTGGTGGACGCCCCACACACGATAGCAACTGCTGTTCTCTGGATGATATTAACAATGCCAAAGCAGAGTGCGCTGCGTTAGGTATTCCTCACTATACACTGGATATGTCAGCTGAATTCAAGGAAATTGTGATTCAGAATTTTGTCTCTGAATACAAGGCTGGCAGAACCCCTAATCCATGCATTATTTGTAACACAGAAATTAAGTGGCATGCACTTCTAAATAAGTTGGATGACCTGGGTGTCCAGTACCTGGCAACGGGACACTATGCCAGAAAAGTAAAACATGAAGCTTCTGGAAAATGGGTCGTAGGTCGCGGCAAAGATCAAATTAAAGATCAATCATATGTACTCTGGGGTATTCGCCCTGAGGAGCTTGATCGAACTCTTTTTCCTCTGGGAGATCTGTCCAAACAAGAAGTTCGCGTCCAAGCAGCCAAAGCAGATATGCGGACAGCCGATACACCGGAAAGCATGGAAATCTGTTTTGTCCCGGACAACGACTATAGACGTTTCCTTACAGAACAGTATCCAGAGGTTATTGA
The window above is part of the Candidatus Neomarinimicrobiota bacterium genome. Proteins encoded here:
- a CDS encoding cysteine desulfurase, giving the protein MKRSDTIYLDHASGTNLLPEVKSGILAWLESGMTNPSSIHQEGRRSAAGLDEARTRIAGVLGCKPGEILFTSGGTESNNLAILGAAEALQEKGRHIITCATEHPSVLESFKTLEKRGFHVTYLNCDSNGDVDAEAFRSSITDDTILASFMWVNNETGLTHPIETLAQIAGEHHVKFHCDAVQAFGHIPLQIENSGIDSLALSGHKLGALAGIGALYLRKGHALSRRSFGGSQEQNVRAGTQNHIGAMALAISMDYHAAHLETLEKKYSVLSDHLQNQLKAMPGIQINRHGKQYSPNILSCSFKNVDGEALFIRLDMKNIAVSNGAACSSGSQAPSHVLTALGFDEELAQASLRISMGIETTKQEIDDFCRELQQIVTSINRDSE
- the mnmA gene encoding tRNA 2-thiouridine(34) synthase MnmA, translated to MEPKNKKVVIAMSGGVDSSLAARLLVDQGYDVMGVTMKLWGYIDSGGRPTHDSNCCSLDDINNAKAECAALGIPHYTLDMSAEFKEIVIQNFVSEYKAGRTPNPCIICNTEIKWHALLNKLDDLGVQYLATGHYARKVKHEASGKWVVGRGKDQIKDQSYVLWGIRPEELDRTLFPLGDLSKQEVRVQAAKADMRTADTPESMEICFVPDNDYRRFLTEQYPEVIEAAPRGDFVNSNGEVIGEHQGIHNYTVGQRKGLGLATGERIFVNKIDVETNTVHVGSKADAEASRFTVNSCNWLIPEAFIFNQELDVQIRYNHAAKPAMVLPISKDEVQVIFETPENAITPGQSAVFFQGDAVVGGGIINSV